One genomic segment of bacterium includes these proteins:
- a CDS encoding adenine phosphoribosyltransferase: MSQELLAYVRVIEDFPKPGISFKDITTLIGHPDGFSRTLDELEALHKGDPPDVVAGIESRGFIFGAALADRFGCGLALIRKAGKLPAATYSASYELEYGTATIEVHRDAFGPGQRVLLVDDLLATGGTAQAAAGLIEKAGARVLAVDFVIELDFLKGREKLKGYTVNTLIHA, translated from the coding sequence ATGAGCCAGGAACTACTCGCCTACGTCCGGGTCATCGAGGATTTTCCGAAACCCGGCATCAGCTTCAAGGACATCACCACCCTCATCGGCCACCCCGATGGGTTCTCCAGAACGCTGGACGAGCTGGAGGCTCTGCACAAGGGCGACCCGCCGGACGTGGTCGCGGGAATAGAGAGCCGGGGGTTCATCTTCGGCGCCGCGCTGGCGGACCGCTTCGGCTGCGGCCTGGCACTCATCCGCAAGGCGGGCAAGCTCCCCGCCGCCACATATTCCGCCAGCTACGAGCTGGAATACGGCACCGCCACCATCGAGGTGCACCGGGACGCCTTCGGGCCGGGGCAAAGGGTGCTCCTGGTGGACGACCTCCTCGCCACGGGGGGAACGGCACAGGCCGCGGCGGGGCTCATCGAGAAGGCCGGCGCCCGGGTCCTGGCCGTGGACTTCGTCATCGAGCTGGATTTCCTGAAAGGGCGGGAGAAGCTGAAAGGGTACACGGTCAACACGCTGATTCACGCATAG